In Chrysoperla carnea chromosome 2, inChrCarn1.1, whole genome shotgun sequence, the following proteins share a genomic window:
- the LOC123292635 gene encoding adrenodoxin-like protein 1, mitochondrial: MPSHYFANIQKYTKQNVTFLHTTGTCYHGEYEWKDPKSEDEIVNVTYITKDGNRIKIKGKIGDNLMYLAHRHNIEMEGACEASLACTTCHVYVDYNNLDKLSEATEKEDDLLDMAPFLKENSRLGCQIILSKDLDGLEVELPKATRNFYVDGHKPKPH; encoded by the exons ataccaaacaaaatgttacatttttacATACAACTG GAACATGTTATCATGGTGAATACGAATGGAAAGATCCAAAGAGCGAAGATGAAAT agtAAATGTTACTTACATAACAAAAGATGGAAatcgaattaaaataaaaggaaaaattggTGATAATTTGATGTATTTAGCTCATCGACATAATATAGAAATGGAAGGAGCTTGTGAAGCATCCTTGGCTTGTACAACTTGTCACGTATATgtagattataataatttagacAAATTATCGGAAGCAACAGAAAAAGAAGATGATTTATTAGATATGGcaccatttttaaaagaaaattcgaGACTtg GATGTCAAATTATATTAAGCAAAGATTTGGATGGACTTGAAGTGGAATTACCAAAAGCGACTCGTAACTTTTATGTAGACGGTCATAAACCAAAACctcattaa